A single Sporosarcina sp. FSL W8-0480 DNA region contains:
- a CDS encoding ATP-binding protein codes for MRYPIKYMENNLVFNHDGECFAYYELLPYNYSFLSPDEKIQVHDHFRQLIAQNQDGKIHALQISTASSIRSVQERSKELVSGRLQEVAYERIDDQTEALVSMIGEHQVDYRFFIGFKLLLNEEEVSMKSMGKNIKNSLSSFVRDVNHHLMGDFVSMPHDEMRRFSKMESLLQNKIARRFKIRPLNKNDFGYLIEHLHGQSDIAYEEYDYPLPLKKLKKETLVKRYDLVKPTRCLIEENQRYLKIVQEEQTTYVAYFTINSIVGDLEFPSDEIFYYQQQQFTFPIDTSMNVEIVTNKKALSTVRNKKKELKDLDNHAWESDNETGSNVIDALEQVNELEDVLDQTKESMYKLSYVIRVSASNLEELKQRCNEVKDFYDDLNVKLVRPFGDMIGLHSEFIPSSKRYMNDYIQYVTSDFLAGLGFGATQMLGETEGIYFGYNLDTGRNVYLNPSLASQGVKGSVTNALASAFLGSLGGGKSFSNNLLVYYAVLFGGQALIVDPKAERGNWKETLPEIAHEINIVNLTSEDSNKGLLDPFVIMKKKKDSESLAIDILTFLTGISSRDGEKFPVLRRAIRAVSQQAERGLLLVIQELRSDPNPLAGPIADHIESFTDYDFAHLLFSDGTVKNSISLEKQLNIIQVADLVLPDAETSFEEYTTMELLSVAMLIVISTFALDFIHSDRSIFKIVDLDEAWSFLQVAQGKTLSNKLVRAGRAMNAGVYFVTQNADDLTDEKLKNNIGVKFAFRSRDINEIKKTLEFFGVDKEDEGNQRRLRELENGQCLMQDLYGRVGIIQVHPVFEDLFHAFDTRPPVKETR; via the coding sequence GTCTTTAATCATGATGGAGAATGTTTTGCCTATTATGAATTACTTCCCTATAATTATTCTTTTTTATCGCCAGATGAAAAAATCCAAGTGCATGATCATTTTCGCCAATTGATTGCACAAAATCAAGATGGTAAAATTCATGCTCTACAGATTAGTACCGCGAGTAGTATTCGGTCTGTCCAAGAACGAAGTAAAGAGTTAGTGTCAGGACGATTACAAGAAGTTGCTTATGAACGGATTGACGACCAAACAGAAGCGCTTGTGTCGATGATTGGGGAACATCAAGTCGATTACCGTTTCTTTATCGGTTTTAAACTGCTCTTGAATGAAGAAGAAGTCAGTATGAAATCAATGGGGAAAAACATTAAAAATTCACTTTCTTCATTTGTCCGTGACGTAAACCATCACCTGATGGGAGATTTTGTTTCCATGCCTCATGATGAAATGAGACGTTTCTCTAAAATGGAATCTTTATTACAAAACAAAATAGCTAGACGTTTTAAGATCCGCCCTTTAAATAAAAATGATTTTGGCTACCTAATTGAACATCTTCATGGACAATCAGACATTGCTTATGAGGAATATGATTATCCTCTCCCTCTAAAGAAGTTGAAAAAGGAAACGTTAGTAAAGCGTTATGACTTGGTCAAACCGACTCGTTGTTTGATTGAGGAAAACCAACGTTATTTAAAAATCGTACAGGAAGAACAGACAACGTACGTTGCTTATTTTACGATTAATTCGATTGTAGGTGATTTGGAGTTTCCTTCGGATGAAATTTTTTATTATCAACAACAACAATTCACTTTTCCGATTGATACGTCCATGAACGTAGAAATAGTCACCAACAAAAAAGCCTTGTCTACGGTGCGGAATAAGAAAAAGGAGTTAAAGGATTTAGATAACCATGCCTGGGAATCCGATAACGAAACAGGAAGTAATGTCATCGACGCATTAGAACAAGTGAATGAATTAGAAGATGTGCTCGACCAAACGAAAGAATCGATGTATAAGTTAAGCTATGTTATTCGAGTTTCTGCTTCTAATTTGGAAGAACTTAAACAGCGGTGTAATGAAGTAAAAGATTTTTATGATGATTTAAACGTAAAACTTGTTCGTCCATTTGGAGATATGATCGGTTTACACAGTGAATTTATTCCTTCCAGTAAGCGTTATATGAATGATTATATTCAATATGTCACGTCTGATTTTCTTGCAGGACTTGGATTTGGGGCTACGCAAATGCTTGGTGAAACAGAAGGGATTTATTTTGGCTATAACTTGGACACTGGAAGAAATGTATATCTTAACCCGAGCTTAGCCAGTCAAGGGGTCAAAGGTTCGGTCACCAATGCGTTAGCTTCTGCATTCTTAGGTTCACTTGGTGGTGGGAAATCTTTTTCCAATAATCTATTAGTCTATTATGCCGTACTCTTTGGTGGACAAGCACTCATTGTTGATCCAAAGGCAGAACGGGGAAACTGGAAAGAAACGTTACCTGAAATTGCTCATGAAATAAATATTGTAAATTTAACAAGTGAGGATTCCAACAAAGGACTACTTGATCCTTTTGTCATCATGAAAAAGAAAAAGGATTCAGAAAGCCTTGCGATTGATATTCTCACTTTCCTCACGGGTATCTCTAGTCGTGATGGTGAAAAATTTCCTGTATTACGACGCGCAATTCGTGCGGTCAGTCAACAAGCGGAACGTGGGTTGCTTCTTGTTATCCAGGAACTTAGAAGTGATCCGAATCCATTAGCTGGACCGATTGCAGATCATATTGAAAGTTTTACCGATTATGATTTTGCTCACCTTCTGTTTTCAGATGGAACGGTGAAAAACTCGATTAGTTTGGAAAAGCAGTTAAACATTATTCAAGTGGCAGATTTAGTGTTACCAGATGCAGAAACGAGTTTTGAAGAATATACAACGATGGAACTGCTTAGTGTTGCCATGCTGATTGTCATTTCTACTTTTGCATTAGACTTCATTCATTCTGACCGTAGCATTTTTAAAATTGTTGATTTGGACGAAGCTTGGAGCTTCCTACAAGTCGCTCAAGGGAAAACACTTTCCAATAAATTGGTTCGTGCAGGACGTGCCATGAATGCTGGCGTGTACTTTGTCACTCAGAATGCGGATGATTTAACCGATGAAAAATTGAAGAATAATATCGGTGTGAAGTTTGCTTTTCGATCCAGAGATATCAATGAAATTAAAAAGACACTTGAATTCTTTGGAGTGGATAAAGAAGATGAGGGAAATCAAAGGCGCCTACGGGAACTGGAGAATGGACAATGTTTGATGCAGGATTTATATGGGCGTGTCGGAATTATTCAAGTTCACCCTGTCTTTGAAGATTTATTCCATGCTTTCGATACGCGACCACCTGTAAAGGAAACGAGGTGA
- a CDS encoding YtxH domain-containing protein — MNKQKIKKIVLTVVLIGAAVFLCLLLLGTFAQAAGLVDDTVSEDNLYSKYALDHYQLDFYVDTGWDWLPWNWNDGIGKQVMYGLYTITNFIWIISLYLSNATGYLIQQAYSLDFISQTADAIGKNMQTLAGITASGFSSSGFYVGFLLIFILVIGIYVAYTGLMKRETTKAIRAILNFLVVFILSASFIAYAPTYISKINDFSADISQASLDLGTKILMPNSTSQGKDSVDMIRNNLFSIQVEQPWLLLQFGDSDKETIGEERVEALVSTSPDANNGKDREDAVKTEIEDHDNKNLTITKTTTRLGMVFFLFLFNIGISIFVFLLSGIMIFSQILFIIYAMFLPISFLLSMIPTFENMGKQAIMKLFNVIMLRAGITLIITVAFSISSMLYSLTTSYPFFLIAFLQIVTFAGIYMKLGDIMSMFKLQSNDLQQVGRQVMRRPYRMFNRGSRRLQRKIGRTLAGATAGATVGAMVGKSKQAKGSSSSLRPLQRLTSTTKNNKERSNANTKPTSLSQKVGQVTGKVLGAKKQLRANFKYRKDQLHDLPTTAQYAVMKGKEQLTKPSRDFKEGIKQAKEKRQKTHAERKAKHRQTIADRRQALDKKRTPSREFVSPKRPVTQKGNESLHQDRLKKPPVQEKQKTKPVTIVEHRKPTKLQQRLSSPHRKEHLIETDHSKQPVKKGNLPVQEERSRLKNNRKITKRPSKPLKRTRQKQIKKRFVQTSRGKR, encoded by the coding sequence ATGAACAAACAAAAAATAAAGAAGATCGTCCTAACGGTGGTACTCATTGGTGCCGCCGTTTTTCTTTGTCTTCTTTTACTTGGAACATTTGCACAAGCTGCTGGTTTAGTGGATGATACGGTATCGGAAGACAATTTGTATTCTAAATATGCCCTTGACCATTACCAACTCGATTTTTACGTGGATACGGGTTGGGATTGGCTCCCGTGGAACTGGAATGATGGCATCGGAAAACAAGTGATGTATGGCCTATATACAATCACCAATTTTATCTGGATTATTAGCCTATATTTATCAAATGCGACAGGCTACTTAATCCAACAAGCCTATTCATTGGATTTCATTTCACAAACAGCGGATGCCATCGGGAAGAATATGCAAACATTAGCTGGAATCACCGCCAGTGGTTTTAGCAGTTCGGGGTTTTATGTGGGCTTCCTGCTTATCTTTATTTTAGTAATCGGGATTTACGTGGCCTATACAGGATTAATGAAACGGGAAACGACAAAAGCCATTCGAGCGATTCTCAATTTTTTAGTTGTGTTTATTTTGTCTGCCTCCTTTATTGCCTACGCTCCAACATATATCAGTAAAATCAATGATTTTTCAGCAGATATTAGTCAAGCAAGTTTGGACTTAGGAACCAAAATTTTGATGCCGAACTCGACAAGTCAAGGGAAAGATAGTGTGGATATGATACGGAATAACCTTTTTTCTATTCAAGTGGAACAACCATGGTTATTATTACAATTTGGTGATTCAGATAAAGAGACGATTGGCGAAGAACGTGTCGAAGCCTTAGTTTCCACTAGTCCAGATGCCAATAACGGAAAAGATCGGGAAGATGCCGTCAAAACAGAAATTGAAGATCACGACAATAAAAATTTAACGATTACGAAGACCACTACACGTTTAGGAATGGTCTTCTTTTTGTTTCTATTTAATATCGGAATTTCCATTTTTGTGTTTCTTTTATCGGGAATTATGATTTTCTCACAAATTCTGTTTATTATCTATGCCATGTTTCTACCTATCAGTTTTTTATTGTCCATGATACCTACCTTTGAAAACATGGGAAAACAGGCGATTATGAAATTGTTTAATGTGATTATGCTTCGTGCTGGGATTACATTAATCATTACTGTTGCTTTCAGTATTTCTTCCATGCTTTACAGTTTAACAACGAGTTATCCATTTTTCTTGATTGCCTTCTTACAGATTGTGACATTTGCGGGCATTTACATGAAGCTTGGTGACATTATGAGCATGTTCAAACTGCAAAGCAATGACTTGCAACAAGTTGGACGTCAAGTCATGCGTCGTCCTTACCGAATGTTTAATCGGGGCAGTCGCCGATTACAACGAAAAATTGGACGTACTCTTGCGGGGGCAACAGCTGGAGCAACGGTCGGAGCAATGGTCGGGAAATCAAAACAAGCAAAAGGTTCGTCCTCTTCACTACGTCCATTGCAACGGCTAACATCGACTACAAAAAATAACAAAGAACGCTCAAATGCAAATACAAAACCAACCTCTTTGAGCCAAAAAGTAGGTCAAGTCACAGGAAAAGTGCTTGGTGCGAAAAAGCAGTTACGTGCAAATTTTAAGTATCGTAAAGATCAGCTACATGATTTACCTACTACTGCTCAATATGCGGTCATGAAAGGAAAAGAACAACTTACAAAACCTTCCCGCGATTTTAAAGAAGGGATAAAACAAGCAAAAGAAAAGAGACAAAAAACACATGCAGAACGTAAAGCAAAACATCGTCAAACAATTGCAGATAGGCGACAAGCTTTGGATAAAAAACGTACTCCTTCTCGGGAATTTGTCAGTCCTAAACGGCCGGTCACACAAAAAGGCAATGAATCGTTACATCAGGATAGATTAAAGAAACCACCTGTTCAAGAAAAGCAAAAGACTAAACCTGTCACAATAGTCGAACATAGGAAGCCAACCAAATTACAACAACGGTTATCCAGTCCACACAGAAAAGAGCATCTGATTGAAACCGATCATTCTAAACAGCCTGTTAAAAAAGGAAACCTACCTGTTCAAGAAGAACGTTCCCGATTAAAAAATAATCGAAAAATCACCAAACGCCCTTCTAAACCCCTTAAACGAACAAGACAAAAGCAGATTAAGAAACGGTTCGTGCAAACAAGTAGGGGGAAACGCTGA
- a CDS encoding bifunctional lysozyme/C40 family peptidase, protein MRLKITLITWGLGFIALFGLLAFVAIFISNEEHSSDGGDFISEIGGISVSADVLKHQAMVEKYAKEYGILEYVSTLLAIIEVESGGKLKDVMQSSESLGLPPNTLDTEASIQQGTKYFADLLRSAERSGVDGSTVIQAYNYGGAFIDYVAKRGNSYSFELAESFAKERSGGSKVTYSNPIAVKKNGGWRYLYGNMFYVDLVSQYFISVQFDDEMVQVVMNEALKYEGFPYVFGGDNPKTSFDCSGLTQWSYRKAGINLPRTAQQQYDVTQHIPLSQAKPGDLVFFHSTYNAGTYVTHVGIYIGNNQMYNAGDPIGYADLTSSYWQKHLIGAGRIKK, encoded by the coding sequence ATGAGATTAAAAATCACGTTAATCACTTGGGGATTAGGATTTATTGCGTTGTTTGGGCTATTAGCATTTGTAGCTATTTTTATATCGAATGAAGAACATTCATCAGATGGTGGTGACTTCATTAGTGAAATAGGCGGTATATCGGTTTCTGCGGACGTATTAAAGCATCAAGCTATGGTAGAAAAATATGCGAAAGAATATGGCATTCTTGAGTATGTTTCGACACTACTTGCCATTATTGAAGTGGAAAGCGGTGGCAAGTTAAAAGATGTGATGCAATCAAGTGAATCGTTGGGATTACCACCTAATACATTGGATACCGAAGCATCTATTCAACAAGGAACAAAATATTTTGCGGATTTATTACGTTCCGCGGAACGAAGTGGTGTTGATGGCAGTACAGTCATTCAGGCTTACAACTATGGTGGTGCTTTTATTGATTATGTCGCAAAACGAGGGAACTCTTACTCTTTTGAACTAGCTGAAAGCTTTGCGAAGGAACGGTCAGGGGGAAGTAAAGTCACTTACTCCAATCCGATAGCCGTAAAGAAAAACGGGGGCTGGCGTTATCTTTATGGAAATATGTTTTATGTCGATTTAGTGAGTCAATATTTCATTTCTGTCCAATTTGATGATGAAATGGTTCAAGTTGTTATGAATGAAGCCCTAAAGTATGAAGGGTTCCCTTATGTCTTTGGGGGTGACAATCCAAAGACCTCTTTTGATTGTAGTGGACTGACACAATGGAGTTATCGGAAGGCCGGTATCAACTTACCTAGAACAGCACAGCAACAATATGACGTAACCCAGCATATTCCACTTTCTCAAGCAAAACCGGGTGATTTAGTATTTTTTCATTCCACTTATAACGCAGGAACCTATGTCACGCATGTTGGTATCTACATTGGAAACAACCAAATGTATAACGCAGGCGATCCGATTGGTTATGCGGATTTGACGTCTTCTTACTGGCAAAAGCACCTAATTGGAGCTGGACGGATAAAAAAATAG
- a CDS encoding conjugal transfer protein, whose translation MKGLFKKQDKQTKETKSKKLKVRKFGARKKSVIILWIVLIGSLAFGVYKNFTAIDRHTIHEREIIETKIMDTNAIESFTKNFVKDYYTWQNKKESIEQRTEKINDYLTEDLQALNTDTVRADIPTSSSVGDINIWSVSQENEDTYAVVYSVEQKITEDKNSEWIRSAYRVLLHQDNTGNLVITQNPTLWSLPNKSDYEPQQPESNGTVDSDTIQEVTEFLETFFAFYPTATDKELAYYVKNNALPPIGKDYLFSELVNPVFQQSGNQVYVWVSVKYLDETTKATQFLQYVLTLEKDTNWMIVK comes from the coding sequence ATGAAGGGATTATTTAAGAAGCAAGACAAGCAAACGAAAGAGACAAAATCTAAAAAGCTGAAAGTACGGAAGTTTGGAGCACGGAAAAAGTCAGTGATAATTTTATGGATAGTTCTCATTGGAAGCCTTGCCTTTGGAGTATATAAAAACTTTACAGCGATTGACCGACATACCATTCATGAAAGAGAAATCATTGAAACAAAGATCATGGATACGAATGCGATTGAGAGCTTTACCAAAAACTTTGTGAAAGATTACTATACATGGCAAAATAAAAAAGAATCCATTGAACAGCGAACAGAAAAGATAAATGATTACTTGACAGAGGATTTACAAGCTTTAAATACTGATACTGTTAGAGCTGATATTCCTACCAGTTCCAGTGTAGGTGATATAAACATTTGGTCAGTATCGCAAGAAAATGAGGATACCTATGCGGTTGTTTATTCGGTGGAACAAAAAATCACAGAAGATAAAAATAGTGAGTGGATTCGCTCTGCCTATCGTGTTCTACTTCATCAAGATAATACAGGTAACCTAGTAATTACACAAAATCCTACCTTATGGAGCTTACCGAATAAATCAGATTATGAGCCACAACAACCTGAAAGCAATGGAACAGTCGATTCCGATACTATACAGGAAGTGACCGAGTTTTTGGAGACGTTTTTTGCGTTTTATCCGACTGCGACGGATAAAGAACTTGCTTATTATGTGAAAAATAATGCCTTACCACCGATTGGTAAGGATTATTTATTTTCAGAGCTAGTTAATCCTGTATTCCAACAGTCTGGAAATCAGGTATATGTCTGGGTATCGGTGAAGTATTTGGATGAGACGACAAAAGCAACGCAGTTTTTACAGTATGTGCTCACTTTAGAGAAGGATACGAATTGGATGATTGTAAAATAA
- a CDS encoding alpha/beta hydrolase, with protein sequence MDLHYEIKGSGKPVILLHSGAMDSRDWEFITPHLSKSFKVITLDVRGAGKSPVPNEPIDYVEDLRKLLDHLKIKKGALVGHSLGGQIATDFTLTYPKRVSQLVLVAPGLSGFKFSSEHAELESRVSKAAPDVEKMINITLNEPSWSVSFGKVYDLLREMMIHNIQKTFDWKTFKTASSNSAMERLGEIKTKTLFIIGEKDSEDLFKIAQLYKEIPNINFVRIPGANHIITLTHPKEVSDHISHFLSLLEW encoded by the coding sequence ATGGATCTTCATTACGAAATTAAAGGAAGTGGAAAGCCGGTTATACTACTTCATAGTGGAGCTATGGATTCACGTGACTGGGAATTCATCACCCCACATCTTTCAAAGTCGTTCAAAGTAATCACTCTTGATGTCCGGGGTGCAGGGAAGTCACCCGTTCCTAATGAACCCATTGATTATGTTGAGGATCTTAGAAAACTCTTGGATCATCTTAAAATTAAGAAAGGTGCCCTCGTAGGACATTCCCTGGGGGGACAAATTGCAACTGATTTTACTCTGACCTATCCAAAAAGAGTGTCTCAACTGGTATTGGTCGCTCCAGGACTGTCGGGGTTTAAATTTTCTTCCGAGCATGCGGAATTAGAGAGCCGAGTTTCTAAAGCTGCACCAGATGTCGAGAAAATGATTAATATAACATTAAACGAGCCTTCCTGGAGCGTTTCTTTCGGAAAAGTATACGATTTATTACGTGAAATGATGATACATAATATTCAAAAGACTTTTGATTGGAAAACATTCAAAACTGCTTCCTCCAATTCAGCGATGGAAAGATTGGGAGAAATTAAAACAAAGACACTTTTTATCATAGGAGAGAAGGACTCAGAAGATCTCTTTAAAATCGCACAATTATATAAGGAAATTCCCAATATTAACTTTGTGCGTATACCTGGTGCTAATCACATCATCACTTTGACCCATCCTAAGGAGGTTTCCGACCACATCAGTCATTTTTTGAGCTTACTAGAATGGTAA
- a CDS encoding TetR/AcrR family transcriptional regulator — protein sequence MPRIVNHEKKRKSIAEAAWSIIKKEGIEKASIRRVAIEAGMSAGALRHYFSTKDEMLLFIMDYYLEEGKKRSQSKSWSDNPLQAVAEVLLELIPIDEEKKIETSVWWILALQSLTSDTLKEKKDEMTNGMYELASSMIEILVLQGILSDSTNVKLEKSRLAALIDGLSIHALLRPDVYSPEKVKEVIRYHLETLCDESKLS from the coding sequence ATGCCAAGGATTGTTAATCATGAAAAAAAGAGGAAGTCAATTGCTGAGGCCGCTTGGAGTATTATTAAGAAAGAGGGAATCGAAAAAGCATCTATAAGAAGAGTTGCTATTGAAGCAGGCATGTCTGCTGGAGCGTTAAGACATTATTTTTCAACTAAGGATGAAATGTTATTATTTATCATGGATTATTATCTGGAAGAAGGGAAAAAACGTTCTCAAAGTAAAAGTTGGTCAGACAATCCATTGCAGGCGGTTGCGGAAGTTTTATTAGAGCTTATACCAATTGATGAAGAAAAGAAAATCGAAACAAGTGTTTGGTGGATCCTTGCACTTCAGTCACTTACAAGTGATACTTTAAAAGAAAAAAAAGATGAGATGACTAACGGTATGTATGAATTAGCAAGTTCAATGATCGAGATATTAGTTCTACAAGGGATTTTATCTGATTCAACTAATGTAAAATTAGAAAAGAGTAGGCTAGCGGCATTAATTGATGGATTGTCCATTCATGCTCTGTTAAGACCTGATGTCTACTCTCCAGAAAAGGTGAAGGAAGTAATCCGTTATCATTTAGAAACACTCTGCGATGAAAGTAAATTGAGTTAG
- a CDS encoding GAP family protein — MIESIEALMPSSSIDTSIALLIISICALIDILSPGVLAVTAYLLLTQPNQLSSRLLVFLFITQFGYFVVGLFLYFGGDSLLKGIGELSEFDFINWFYLLFGAVMALISFCKPNDNTKKRLISFIPQKTTMKGMIMLGIIVFLIEFVTALPYFYSILLMNHLTIEPSSSIFIIIGYNLVMVLPSLLLLGVNIMFKERLQQFLNKIRSKLNEAPISSLLVAIGVVGAVFFNIGLRGILN; from the coding sequence TTGATTGAAAGTATTGAAGCATTGATGCCTTCTTCATCAATAGACACATCGATAGCTTTGCTAATTATTTCTATTTGCGCATTAATTGATATATTAAGTCCTGGTGTACTTGCTGTAACAGCTTATTTATTATTGACACAGCCTAATCAATTATCTTCTCGCTTGCTTGTTTTTTTGTTTATTACGCAGTTTGGCTACTTCGTAGTGGGCTTATTCCTATACTTTGGTGGAGATTCACTATTGAAAGGAATCGGAGAATTATCTGAATTTGACTTTATCAATTGGTTTTATCTCCTTTTTGGAGCAGTTATGGCTCTAATTAGCTTCTGTAAACCAAATGATAATACAAAAAAACGTTTAATTTCATTTATACCCCAAAAAACAACGATGAAAGGGATGATCATGTTAGGTATCATTGTTTTTCTAATTGAATTTGTAACTGCTTTGCCTTACTTTTATTCAATTTTGTTAATGAATCACCTAACAATTGAGCCTTCCTCTTCTATCTTTATTATAATTGGCTACAATCTTGTAATGGTGCTTCCTTCTCTTCTTTTGTTAGGGGTTAATATTATGTTTAAAGAGAGACTGCAACAATTTTTAAATAAAATTAGATCAAAATTAAATGAAGCTCCGATTTCCTCACTCTTGGTAGCGATAGGAGTCGTAGGTGCGGTTTTTTTCAACATCGGTCTTAGAGGCATATTAAATTAA
- a CDS encoding acyltransferase family protein — protein sequence MNLRHIGSLSPQKEERLYFIDNLRGALTVLVVLHHLVYFSIYNEVLTQGSIGVVMGLLFLAFNQTFFMGTFFLISGYFVPLSIERNGTTRFIKDRSIRFLIPFIFYIFILSQVQAIEAYILNEEPFTWQTYFSHLTYGPMWYVELLFVFVCLYAVWAKFMSKNKLSVVRQSTPPTYRMFTVFVMILAAGYFTIRLWVPALDLPGGSPKVQSFVGLFTASGYDLPQYVGLFILGIIAYQRNWFRNTPDSMGRAGFGIAIGASILLLPLVLLFGVDGLQFSGGWNWTSLVYSLWEALFSVGVILGLIIFFRKRVFHQGKGWSFLSAHSFVIYIIHIPIIAIVIAGLKVIHFPPSFMFLAMILITIPLCFLLSYIIKQIPFASKIL from the coding sequence ATGAATTTAAGACATATAGGGAGCTTGTCTCCCCAAAAGGAAGAACGATTATATTTTATTGATAACCTAAGAGGAGCTCTTACAGTGTTGGTTGTGCTTCATCATTTGGTGTATTTTTCCATTTATAACGAGGTATTAACACAAGGTTCTATTGGGGTTGTAATGGGTCTTCTATTCCTTGCTTTTAACCAGACTTTCTTTATGGGGACATTTTTTCTTATTTCTGGTTACTTTGTCCCTCTATCTATTGAACGAAATGGGACAACTCGGTTTATCAAAGATAGATCTATCCGATTCCTAATCCCATTTATCTTCTATATTTTCATTCTTAGCCAAGTTCAAGCAATTGAAGCCTATATACTTAACGAAGAGCCATTTACATGGCAAACCTATTTTTCACATTTAACTTACGGGCCGATGTGGTATGTCGAACTACTTTTCGTATTCGTTTGTTTATACGCAGTCTGGGCGAAGTTTATGAGTAAAAATAAGCTATCAGTAGTTCGGCAGAGTACACCACCCACCTACAGGATGTTTACAGTCTTTGTAATGATATTAGCAGCAGGATACTTCACCATAAGACTGTGGGTTCCTGCTCTTGATTTACCCGGTGGATCTCCCAAGGTTCAATCATTTGTTGGACTTTTTACAGCAAGTGGCTATGATCTCCCGCAATATGTCGGGCTATTCATTTTGGGTATCATCGCTTACCAACGTAATTGGTTTCGAAATACTCCTGATTCTATGGGGAGGGCGGGTTTTGGAATTGCAATTGGAGCATCGATTCTTCTTCTTCCCTTAGTCTTGTTATTTGGGGTAGACGGATTACAGTTTTCTGGTGGCTGGAACTGGACATCTTTGGTTTATTCTCTGTGGGAAGCTCTATTTTCTGTTGGCGTCATTCTCGGATTAATCATATTCTTTCGGAAAAGAGTTTTTCATCAAGGAAAAGGTTGGAGCTTCTTGTCAGCCCATTCTTTCGTGATTTACATCATTCATATACCGATTATCGCTATTGTTATTGCTGGATTGAAGGTCATCCACTTTCCACCATCCTTCATGTTTCTAGCTATGATTCTGATCACGATACCACTTTGCTTCTTGTTAAGTTATATAATTAAGCAGATTCCCTTTGCGTCAAAGATTCTTTAG